CGCGTATCTATCGGCACTTGGGGTATGATGTCACCACTGAATATTATGTGAATAATGTGGGCAATCAGATGGAGAATTTGGGGGCGTCCATCATGTGGCGGGCCGATGTATTAGACCTTTCTTATCTGACCGAACAGGAGAAGGTCGACTATTCCAAAAAAAATCCCGATGATCTTTATAAAGGGGATTATCTCGTGGATGTGGCGCGCGATGTCATGCGGCGTTTTCCTAAGGGATCGGAGCGTCCTCAGGGGATCGTTTTTTTTCGTGACGAAGGGTTAGCTCTTATCTTAGATGGAATTCGGTCCGATTTGGCCGCGTTCGGTGTGGCTCACGACACGTGGTATCCTGAATCCCGCCTCTTTGAAGAAGGCCGCGTGGACGCGGCCCTTGCGGAACTTCGTAATCGGGGTGATCTGAAAGAGGAAGACGGGGCGTTGTGGTTCCTCTCATCCAAATACGGAGATGATAAAGACCGCGTTCTGAAACGACAGGATGAGCGTCTCACTTACTTCGCCTCGGATATTGCCTATCATCATGAAAAGTTTGGGCGGGGGTTCACCCGCTTAATTGATATCTGGGGAACGGATCACCACGGTTATGTGTCCCGTGTGAAGGCGGCCACCCAGGCTTTGGGGCATGATCCCGCCCGGCTTACGATCTTGCTGTATCAGTTGGTGAGTCTCGTTCGGGGAGGGAAACCCGTGGCCATGTCCACCCGGACAGGAGAGTTTGTGAAGTTGACCGAGGTGGTCAACGAGGTGGGCAAGGACGCGGCTCGGTTTTTCTTTGCCCTCAGGGGTCCCAACAGTCAGTTGGAGTTTGACTTGGATTTGGCAAAACGGCAAGCCTCCGACAACCCCGTGTTTTATGTGAAATATGTTCACGCCCGTTGTTGTTCGCTCTTTCGCGAGGCGGAGAAACGTGGGGTTCGTTCGGTGGAAACAGAGGCCACGGTGTTTACTACACCCGCCGTTCTTCACCCGACGGAACGGGCCCTTCTTATTCGGTTGGCCACTTTCCCGGACGTGCTGGATCAGTGCGCGCGGGATTTAACTCCTCATCATGTGACCGATTACCTTCTGAAGCTGGCGGGGGACTTTCATCGTTTTTATGAAAATTGCCCTGTTCTGAATGCATCGGATGATCAGGGTCCTTTCCGGTTGGCTCTTGTGGATGGGGTTCGAATGACGATTCGCAATGGGTTATCCCTCCTCGGGGTCGACGCGCCGGAAGAAATGTAATTTATTTTCCCTTGCATTTCTTTTGAATTGGGGTTAGGTTTAGGCATGGACGGGCCCCGTGTCCTCGTGGGGCCGAACGTCTTGGGGAGGAGAGACGACGGTGAAGGAAAAAGCGTTGCCAGGACCAGAGCCGCACGAATTCCATTGGACCATGGAAGGCATTCGACGGGAGGCGGAGATCCCCGCCCCACCCCGATCACCGCACCTTCATGTGGCGGCGGAGGATGACGCGGTTGGGGATTCGGAAAATCGACGCTATCCGCGCATTGATTTAACCCTTCCCATCCTGTATAAAATTCTTCCGGACGCTCCACTTGTGGCGTCCCAGGCCGCGCTGCCAACGGTTCCAACCAAGGTGGATAACATTAGCCCGACAGGGGCTTGTCTCGTATTGGCGGAAAAACTTCCCAAAGGGACTAACCTGGCTCTTTCCTTTCACGTGGAAAAGAAAGGACCTATTTCGGCTGTGGGACGGGTCGTCTGGGCAAAGCCCACGGAGACGGCCCATCATTTTTTGACTGGATTGGAGTTTGTCGTTGTCTACCGAAAAACCCACACGAAAACAGAATACCTGAACACAAGCGTTTTGAAAGACCTCCTCGACCCCTCCTGATCTCCGTAGTCGTTCTCCCGCTGGTTTCGATCTAAAACCCAGAAGAATGTCAACCATGGGGGGTTCGTATTCGGTTGACATTCGCTTGGGGCTTTGGTTCAATATTCCTCACTTTTCGACGGAGGATAATCCATGCCCTTGCTTGAATCCTGTAACGCACACGACCTGAGTTTGAAAAGTCTGGCCGGCGAGCCTTTGTCTCGGGAAGAGGCGCGCGCCGTTTTAGAATGGCCGGATGAGGAGCTTTTGGATTTAATCTCCGCGGCCCATCGGGTTCGTCGGGCCCATTTTGGGCGGAAAGTTAAAATGAACTTTTTAGTGAACCTCCAGTCTGGGCTTTGCGCTGAGGATTGTTCCTATTGCAGTCAGTCGAAGATCTCAAAAGCTCCCATCGAAAAATACACCTTTCTCTCTTCCGATGAGGTGCTTGCTCTGGCCGATCGGGCGGTGTCGGCGGGGGCCGCGCGGCTTTGTTTAGTGGCATCCATGCGGGGACCGTCTGAGCGAGATTTGGTTTCATTAAACGAATCCGTTCGGCGGGTGAAAGAACGTCATCCCCGTCTTGAGATTTGTACCTCCATGGGGTTACTGAAAGAAGGGCAGGCCGATCAGCTCAAAAAATCCGGGGTCGACGCTTACAATCATAACCTGAACACCAGCGAATCCCATTACGAAAAAATCTGTCACACCCACACCTATCAGGATCGGGTGGACACCGTTGAAAAGGCCAAAGCCGCTGCCCTTTCCCCCTGTTCCGGCGCCATCTTTGGGATGGGGGAGTCGCTCGCGGACGTGATCGATGTGGCTTTTCGTTTGAGGGAGACGGGGGTGGACTCTATCCCGATCAATTTTTTAATCCCGATGCCTGGGACATCGCTTCAGGGGACAAACGAACTGACCCCGAACCGGTGTCTCAAGATCCTGTGTTTATTCCGTTTGGTCAATCCCTCCATGGAACTTCGCATTGCAGGGGGACGGGAACTTCACCTGAGGTCTCTTCAGACCCTAGGTCTTTATGTGGCTAATTCTATCTTTGTGGGTGATTACCTGACCACGAAGGGCCAATCGGCAGATGCGGATCGGCGGATGATTCAGGATATGGGGTTTGAGGTGGTGGGGGACGATGTGAAGTCCCCCATGGCCCAGGACCCACAGGTGGAACTGGTTACCCGCGCCACGCGTCAATAGTTTTTTCTTCCTCATTAAATCAATGAACATACTTATTACGGGGGCCAGTCGCGGTCTGGGGCGTCGTTTGGCCCTGGCCTTCGGTCGTGCGGGGCATGCTGTTGCCGTTAACTACCGGTCACGCCAGGCGGAGGCGGAAACTGTGGTGAGTGAGATCCAGGGGCAGGGGGGGAAGGCCGAGGCGTTCCAGGCGGACGTCTCCGACCTCCCACAGGCCCAGGCCCTGGTGGATGCCGTTGTCCGGAAATGGGGTCGGCTGGATGGACTGATCAATAACGCCGGAGTGACACGGGATCGCACCATCGCCAAAATGTCTTTGGAGGAGTGGCGGGATGTTATCGACACCAATTTGTCCGCACCGTTTTATTGTCTTCAATCGGCCGCTCGGCACATGACACGAGATAAAGGCGGGTTCATTCTTAATATCGGATCCATTGTCGGGGTAAAGGGTGGTGTGGGATGCGCCAACTATGCCGCCGCTAAAGCCGGGTTGATGGGGCTCACCAAAGCAGCCGCCCGGGAATTGGGTCGATTTAATATCCGAGTGAACGGGATCCTTCCAGGATTCCACCTGACGGAAATGGGGCAACAGATCCCGGTCGCCCACAGAGAAAAAGTGGTTTCGGAACATGCTCTTGGGCGAACCACAGCGGTGGAGGATCTGGAACGATTCGTCTTGTCCCTTTCGGAAACGCTTACGGTGTCCGGACAAATATTTAATATTGATTCACGCGTTCTCTGATGGGAGGCGGGCGACAGGCCGTCATTACGGGGTTGGGGTTGCTGACTCCGCTCGGGGCGGATCGGGAATCCAGTTGGCACGCATTGACCGAAGGTCGATCGGCCGTCTCTCCTGAAGGCGGGCGGGTCCCTTTAGAAGAAGATGGGGAAACACGGGCGATTCAGTTGGCCTTAAAGGCCGCCCGGGAAGCGTGGGGTCAGTCGGATCTTTCGCACGTTGATCCGGACCGGTTGGGGTGTGTGGTCAGTTCCAGCAAGCCGTTACCTCCCCTGGGCAACAGCGGTGTTTGGCGGTCGCCGGAAGAGGTTCCGACCGCGGTGGCTCGTTGTTTTGGCGCCCAAGGAATCGTGATGAATCTCACCGCGGCGTGCGCGACAGGGACTCAATCCCTTTTGGCGGCGGCGGGATGGATTGAAGAAGGGCGGGCGGACTTCGTTTTGGCTGGAGCTTCGGAAAGTGCTCTTCATCCTCTTTATCAAGCGGGGTTTCACCGGATGGGGGTCATCTCCAAAGCGGGACGAGTGCGCCCCTTCGACCGAGATCGGGATGGGTTTCTGATGGGGGAAGGCGCGGCTGTTTTTATCGTGGAGTCCATGGAAGGCGCGGTCGCCCGGGGAGCCCCGATTCTGGCGCGGGTGATGGGGGGGGATTTTTCTTCCGACGCCCATCACGCCACGCGGTTCAATTCGAATGGTGATCGGATGGCCGCGAGCTTTCGGCGGGCTTTGGGACGGGCAGGAGTTTCTGCGGAGTCGATCCATTACGTGAATACCCACGGGACGGGAACGATTTTAAACGATTCTTTGGAATCGAAAGCGCTTATTTCTCTCTATGGAAACGGTTCCCCCCCCCTTTCTTCCACCAAGGGCGCCACAGGGCATCTTTTGGGGGCCACGGGGGCGGTGGAAATTGGGTTTACGCTTCTGGCTCTTCGGGACCAACGGGTTCCGCCGACACTCCATTTGACTAACCCCGAAACCGATCGGTTGGATTTCGTGGCGAATGAGACCCGTTCTGTTCTCGTTCGCCGGGCGGTTTCCTTGTCCTATGGATTTGGGGGCACGTTGTCGGCTGTGGTGCTGGGGCATCCCGATTGAACCCCACTTCCCTCGAACTGAATCTCACCTCCGCCCTGGCCCGTTTGGAGGAAGAGAATCGTCTCCGCCGTCCACGTACCGTTCAAGAAGTCCCGGCCGCGCGCACGCGCGTGGATGGGAGAGAGATCGTAAATTTTTCCTCCAACAACTATCTGGGTTTGGCGGAAGACGACCGTGTTCGTCGTGCCGCGGCTGAGGCCGCGGCCCAATGGGGGGCGGGATCGACGGGGTCCCGGTTGATGGGGGGGACATTGGCTCTTCATAAAGAAATGGAAACTTCCTTGGCGCAATTTAAAGGAAGCGAAGCTTCTTTGTTGTTCCCTTCGGGATATCACGCCAATTTGGGTATGATTCCGGCTTTGGCTGGTCCTGAGGACATCCTTTTTTTGGATCGGTTGGCCCACGCGTCTTTGGTGGATGGCGCGCGCCTTGCAAAGGCTCGGGTGCGGGTCTTTCGTCACAACGATCCAGAAGATTTGGCCCGTGCTTTGGGCCGGGTTTCGGGGTCTGGAAATCGATGGGTTTTGACGGAAAGTGTTTTTTCTATGGATGGGGACCGGGCCCCACTGAAGGAATTGGTTTCGGTGTGTCAGAAATACAGGGCCCATCTTTATGTGGACGAAGCCCATGGCACCGGGGTGTGGGGTCCCGAGGGCCGCGGCTGGGTGAACGAACAGGGGGTGGTCTCCCAGGTGGATGTGTGTATGGGGACACTTTCCAAAGCTTTCGGAGCCCAGGGTGGATTTATCTGCGGCTCGAAACCCTTAATTCAATGGGCTATAAACCGAGCCCGCTCCTTTATTTACTCTACGGCATTGGCTCCGGCAGCGGTGGGGGCCGCCCAATCGGCTCTTGGGATCGTTCAGAACGAGCCGGAACGAAGGGAGCGGCTTTTCAATCTTTCCGCGCGGCTCTGGTCTGGGTTGGGATTGGTGGGACAGGGGCCGATTATCCCTTTGATCGTGGGAGAGGACGCACGGGCTTTGTCTCTTTCTAACGCGCTATGGGAGGAAGGACTATTTGCCCCCGCCGTCAGGTTTCCAACGGTGCCAAAAGGGGAAAGTCGGGTCCGTTTTTCGATGACAGCCGCCCACTCCCTAACGGATATTGACCGTGTCCTGCGGGTGGTGTCTTCCTGGCGGGAAAAAGGCGAAAAGATCCCGTGACCCCTTCTCTGTTTTTAACGGCAACCGATACGGGTGTGGGAAAAACGTTTGTCGGTTGTGTTTTAGCCGAAATGATTCGGAAATCCGGTAAAAGTGTCGGGGTCTTGAAACCTTTCTCCGCTGGAGATCTTGACGATGCACTAAATCTTCACAAGGCGGCCGGAAAGGAGGGGGAACTTAACGAAACGACCCTGTTGTATTGCCGACTTCCACTCACCCCAGCCGCGCAAATCGGATTGGGGACAACAGGCCGACGCTTAGTGGAAAAAACATTTCAAGAAACGGTGGTCTCTGTTCGGGCTTTCCAGCGAAAGAACGACGCTGTTTTGGTGGAAGGATTGGGCGGGGTTTTGGCCCCCTTGGGTGGCCCCTATTCGGTGGTCGACCTAATCCTTCGTCTTAACCTGCCCGTGTGGATCGTGTCCCGGGCCGGATTAGGCACCCTGAACCATACGCTTCTCACCGTTGAGGCGCTTAAAAATCGAGGAATTTCTATCCGTCGAATCCTTTTAAACGGGTACAAAGGTAAAGATTTGTCTGAAGAGAGCAATGGCCGGCTCCTTAAAAAAATAACGGGAATCCCCGTGACGGAAGTCCCTCACACGTCCACACGCGTTCGGGAAAACAAAGCGAAACGGGTCCTCTGGGAAGCCTTCCAAACGGATTTTCTTATCCCATGAAAAAGAAGAGTGTTGAGGAGCTGGATAAGAAATATCTTTGGCACCCGTTCACACAGCAGTCGGAGTGGGAAAAAGGTGATCCCATCGTTATTCGATCCGCCAAAGGATCGATCCTGACGGACGCTCGGGGGCGTCGTTATGTGGACGGGGTTTCATCACTCTGGGTGACGGCCCATGGGCACCGGCACCCCGCCCTGGATCGGGCTGTCCGGCGTCAACTTTCACGCATGGCCCATACCACGTTTCTCGGGTTAACCCATGAGCCTGCGGCGCGACTCGGGCAGGCGTTGGTGGATATATCTCCGCCGGGTCTTCAGCGGGTTTTTTATTCGGATAACGGCGCCACCTCTGTCGAGGTGGCTCTTAAAATGGCGTTTCAATTTTGGGTCCATCGGGGGGAAGACCGACCGGAATATCTCGCCCTTTCTGGATCCTACCACGGGGACACCTTGGGCGCCGTATCTGTCGGTGGTATGGCCGCATTTCACAAAACCTTTCGCCCGCTTCTTTTTAAATCCCATTTCGCCCCGGCACCCCATTGTTATCGATGCCCCTTTCGGAAAAAAGAACCTCAAGCGGAACTGAGGACAGGTGATGAGCCCACCGATGTGAAGGCCCCTCGGCCTGGGGATTTGAGAACCGCAACAGGGTGTCGATGGGAGTGTCTTCGCGGGGCAGAAAAAATTTTGAAAACCCGGGGGCCACGTTTGGCGGCGGCCATCGTGGAACCGATTGTTCAAGGGGCCTCGGGTATGCGCGTGATGCCCCAGGGGTATTTAAAGGGTTTTGAACAACTCTGTCGGCGACATAACGTTTTGCTCATTGCGGACGAAGTGGCTACAGGGTTCGGTCGAACCGGTCGGATGTTTGCCGTAGAGCATGAGGGCGTTCGCCCTGATTTCCTTTGCGTGGCTAAAGCTCTCACAGGAGGGTATCTCCCCTTGGCGGCCACGCTAACAACACAAAAAATATATAGGACTTTCCTGGGTCGCTTTGAAGATTTTAAGACCTTTTTCCATGGCCACAGTTACACAGCCAATCCACTTGCTTGCGCCGTGGCTTTGGAAAATCTATCCCTCTACCGGAAAGAGAAAACTCTTCCCCATTTGAATGAAAAGAGGCAATGGTTGACGGAATTTCTTCGGGAAGTTGCGCTGTTTCCCCACGTCGGGCACGTTCGTCAGGCCGGGTTCATGGGGGGAATGGAGTTGGTGAAGAACAAAACAACAGGGCAACCCTACCCCAGCGGTTTAAGGATGGGAAACCAGGTGTGCAGATCCCTTTTAAAGAAAGGGGTTTGGCTTCGTCCTCTTGGCGATGTGATCGTCATCCTCCCACCCCTCTCGATTTCCAAGCGCGAATGGAACCGCCTGGCTATAGGCCTGATGGAAGTTTTGAAAGACGTGTGACACTTTATCTTTTTGCAGTGGGGCCTTCCCGCGTGACTTTCTTATGAATGGAAAGTCAAGACTTGACCCCGACGTCCCCGACGTCGACGTTCAGAATAATTCTTGATTTGGTAAACTTGTCGTGTATGAAACACGCTGTCTTTCTCATTCTTCTTTTGCCTGTGGGCCTTTGGGCGGGGCCTCGGGTGGAGTTTTCGGAGACCCAGTTTGATTTTGGGGTTTTGCCCCAGGGGTCTACGGTGACCCATACGTTTTCTTTGAAAAATACGGGGGATACGCCCCTCAAGATCGAGTCCATTAAGACCACCTGTGGGTGTACGGCGGCGTCACCGACCCAATCGCTAATTGCCCCGGGGGAGTTGGCTCAGATCCAGGTCAGTTTTGATTCCCAGGGACGATTGGGGAATATGTTGAAGCAGGTTCGGGTTCAAACCAATGATCCCACCCAATCCATGAGTTTTCTCACGATGGCGGGAACGGTGTCTTTGCCCGAGACCACGGGTCAACCGGAACCCTCCCGACCCTACGAT
The genomic region above belongs to Elusimicrobiota bacterium and contains:
- a CDS encoding arginine--tRNA ligase, giving the protein MKETVRRVLAEAAKRWAAGQNPPLPMGEALVEVPPANIPGDFASNWPLVLAPSVRKSPRQVAQEIVSHVATGSVLEKVEVAGPGFLNFTMSVGWLTEELRHLLLKRSDYGRQGIRAGERVLIEFVSANPNGPLHVGHGRGAALGDSLARIYRHLGYDVTTEYYVNNVGNQMENLGASIMWRADVLDLSYLTEQEKVDYSKKNPDDLYKGDYLVDVARDVMRRFPKGSERPQGIVFFRDEGLALILDGIRSDLAAFGVAHDTWYPESRLFEEGRVDAALAELRNRGDLKEEDGALWFLSSKYGDDKDRVLKRQDERLTYFASDIAYHHEKFGRGFTRLIDIWGTDHHGYVSRVKAATQALGHDPARLTILLYQLVSLVRGGKPVAMSTRTGEFVKLTEVVNEVGKDAARFFFALRGPNSQLEFDLDLAKRQASDNPVFYVKYVHARCCSLFREAEKRGVRSVETEATVFTTPAVLHPTERALLIRLATFPDVLDQCARDLTPHHVTDYLLKLAGDFHRFYENCPVLNASDDQGPFRLALVDGVRMTIRNGLSLLGVDAPEEM
- a CDS encoding PilZ domain-containing protein — its product is MKEKALPGPEPHEFHWTMEGIRREAEIPAPPRSPHLHVAAEDDAVGDSENRRYPRIDLTLPILYKILPDAPLVASQAALPTVPTKVDNISPTGACLVLAEKLPKGTNLALSFHVEKKGPISAVGRVVWAKPTETAHHFLTGLEFVVVYRKTHTKTEYLNTSVLKDLLDPS
- the bioB gene encoding biotin synthase BioB, which encodes MPLLESCNAHDLSLKSLAGEPLSREEARAVLEWPDEELLDLISAAHRVRRAHFGRKVKMNFLVNLQSGLCAEDCSYCSQSKISKAPIEKYTFLSSDEVLALADRAVSAGAARLCLVASMRGPSERDLVSLNESVRRVKERHPRLEICTSMGLLKEGQADQLKKSGVDAYNHNLNTSESHYEKICHTHTYQDRVDTVEKAKAAALSPCSGAIFGMGESLADVIDVAFRLRETGVDSIPINFLIPMPGTSLQGTNELTPNRCLKILCLFRLVNPSMELRIAGGRELHLRSLQTLGLYVANSIFVGDYLTTKGQSADADRRMIQDMGFEVVGDDVKSPMAQDPQVELVTRATRQ
- a CDS encoding SDR family NAD(P)-dependent oxidoreductase, with translation MNILITGASRGLGRRLALAFGRAGHAVAVNYRSRQAEAETVVSEIQGQGGKAEAFQADVSDLPQAQALVDAVVRKWGRLDGLINNAGVTRDRTIAKMSLEEWRDVIDTNLSAPFYCLQSAARHMTRDKGGFILNIGSIVGVKGGVGCANYAAAKAGLMGLTKAAARELGRFNIRVNGILPGFHLTEMGQQIPVAHREKVVSEHALGRTTAVEDLERFVLSLSETLTVSGQIFNIDSRVL
- a CDS encoding beta-ketoacyl-[acyl-carrier-protein] synthase family protein, with the translated sequence MGGGRQAVITGLGLLTPLGADRESSWHALTEGRSAVSPEGGRVPLEEDGETRAIQLALKAAREAWGQSDLSHVDPDRLGCVVSSSKPLPPLGNSGVWRSPEEVPTAVARCFGAQGIVMNLTAACATGTQSLLAAAGWIEEGRADFVLAGASESALHPLYQAGFHRMGVISKAGRVRPFDRDRDGFLMGEGAAVFIVESMEGAVARGAPILARVMGGDFSSDAHHATRFNSNGDRMAASFRRALGRAGVSAESIHYVNTHGTGTILNDSLESKALISLYGNGSPPLSSTKGATGHLLGATGAVEIGFTLLALRDQRVPPTLHLTNPETDRLDFVANETRSVLVRRAVSLSYGFGGTLSAVVLGHPD
- the bioF gene encoding 8-amino-7-oxononanoate synthase; translated protein: MNPTSLELNLTSALARLEEENRLRRPRTVQEVPAARTRVDGREIVNFSSNNYLGLAEDDRVRRAAAEAAAQWGAGSTGSRLMGGTLALHKEMETSLAQFKGSEASLLFPSGYHANLGMIPALAGPEDILFLDRLAHASLVDGARLAKARVRVFRHNDPEDLARALGRVSGSGNRWVLTESVFSMDGDRAPLKELVSVCQKYRAHLYVDEAHGTGVWGPEGRGWVNEQGVVSQVDVCMGTLSKAFGAQGGFICGSKPLIQWAINRARSFIYSTALAPAAVGAAQSALGIVQNEPERRERLFNLSARLWSGLGLVGQGPIIPLIVGEDARALSLSNALWEEGLFAPAVRFPTVPKGESRVRFSMTAAHSLTDIDRVLRVVSSWREKGEKIP
- the bioD gene encoding dethiobiotin synthase translates to MTPSLFLTATDTGVGKTFVGCVLAEMIRKSGKSVGVLKPFSAGDLDDALNLHKAAGKEGELNETTLLYCRLPLTPAAQIGLGTTGRRLVEKTFQETVVSVRAFQRKNDAVLVEGLGGVLAPLGGPYSVVDLILRLNLPVWIVSRAGLGTLNHTLLTVEALKNRGISIRRILLNGYKGKDLSEESNGRLLKKITGIPVTEVPHTSTRVRENKAKRVLWEAFQTDFLIP
- the bioA gene encoding adenosylmethionine--8-amino-7-oxononanoate transaminase, which produces MKKKSVEELDKKYLWHPFTQQSEWEKGDPIVIRSAKGSILTDARGRRYVDGVSSLWVTAHGHRHPALDRAVRRQLSRMAHTTFLGLTHEPAARLGQALVDISPPGLQRVFYSDNGATSVEVALKMAFQFWVHRGEDRPEYLALSGSYHGDTLGAVSVGGMAAFHKTFRPLLFKSHFAPAPHCYRCPFRKKEPQAELRTGDEPTDVKAPRPGDLRTATGCRWECLRGAEKILKTRGPRLAAAIVEPIVQGASGMRVMPQGYLKGFEQLCRRHNVLLIADEVATGFGRTGRMFAVEHEGVRPDFLCVAKALTGGYLPLAATLTTQKIYRTFLGRFEDFKTFFHGHSYTANPLACAVALENLSLYRKEKTLPHLNEKRQWLTEFLREVALFPHVGHVRQAGFMGGMELVKNKTTGQPYPSGLRMGNQVCRSLLKKGVWLRPLGDVIVILPPLSISKREWNRLAIGLMEVLKDV
- a CDS encoding DUF1573 domain-containing protein, which gives rise to MKHAVFLILLLPVGLWAGPRVEFSETQFDFGVLPQGSTVTHTFSLKNTGDTPLKIESIKTTCGCTAASPTQSLIAPGELAQIQVSFDSQGRLGNMLKQVRVQTNDPTQSMSFLTMAGTVSLPETTGQPEPSRPYDVYCPTCPVTRGQLSDALFESSQTNTTR